From Eubacterium sp. 1001713B170207_170306_E7, the proteins below share one genomic window:
- a CDS encoding GTP pyrophosphokinase family protein, which produces MSTQYWQEFLIPYRQAVDELVLKFNSLKNQSMTLGENSPIESVRGRVKTVSSILEKINKYGFDVEDLETNIKDIAGIRIICQFVEDIYEVVDIIHERDGKDMHIVGVKNYMEGEDQSSLKSGCGTPKESGYQSYHLIIRYPVFCALGYREVYAEIQIRTLAMNFWSIIEHSLSYKYKEKLPEALKTRLHNTADSVIGLDQEMSAIRDEIQQAQKLFKMKSSTVNSILDNIDNLYKLDQADKAVAYERDFEELSEQEDLIQLILLKKELESEISRIKEEN; this is translated from the coding sequence TTGAGTACACAATACTGGCAGGAGTTTCTCATCCCCTATCGACAGGCGGTGGATGAGCTGGTCCTGAAATTTAACAGCCTGAAAAACCAATCGATGACATTGGGGGAAAACTCACCCATCGAGTCGGTTCGAGGCAGAGTGAAAACCGTTTCAAGTATTCTTGAAAAAATCAATAAATACGGCTTTGATGTCGAGGACCTGGAAACAAATATCAAAGACATTGCCGGTATCCGTATCATCTGTCAGTTTGTGGAGGACATCTATGAGGTGGTCGATATTATCCATGAGCGCGACGGGAAGGACATGCACATCGTGGGTGTCAAAAACTATATGGAGGGAGAGGACCAGTCCAGCCTGAAATCGGGCTGCGGAACGCCCAAGGAGAGCGGCTACCAGAGCTACCACCTGATTATCCGCTATCCGGTTTTCTGCGCTCTGGGCTACCGGGAGGTTTACGCTGAAATCCAGATCCGTACCCTGGCCATGAATTTCTGGTCCATCATCGAGCACTCCCTCAGCTACAAATACAAGGAAAAGCTGCCGGAAGCCCTCAAGACCCGGCTGCACAATACGGCGGATTCGGTCATTGGCCTGGACCAGGAAATGTCCGCGATCCGCGACGAGATCCAGCAGGCCCAGAAACTGTTCAAGATGAAATCCAGCACGGTCAACAGCATTCTCGACAATATCGACAATTTATACAAGCTCGACCAGGCCGACAAGGCCGTGGCCTATGAGCGCGATTTCGAGGAACTTTCCGAACAGGAGGATCTGATCCAGCTCATACTGCTGAAAAAAGAACTGGAATCCGAAATCAGCCGGATTAAAGAGGAGAACTGA
- a CDS encoding Uma2 family endonuclease, producing MTRLLRLEKGNEDALRGENSEIINGVAYEKPELNEAHKDIVRYLHAASSRYVLTHRPLDKLAMPHDPLVIDAEVLPNTILRPEIAMQIKDESFPAWVVEIASKENMEIAYLEKMNIYMAAGVKEYWVIDPVKQAILSYNFVKNPWIPTVYDSPQRIKITVYKDYFISYSEIFKDRSEEE from the coding sequence ATGACAAGACTATTAAGATTGGAAAAAGGCAACGAGGACGCCCTGAGGGGGGAAAACTCTGAGATTATTAACGGTGTGGCCTATGAGAAACCAGAGCTTAATGAAGCGCATAAGGATATCGTACGCTATCTGCACGCTGCTTCCAGCCGGTATGTGCTGACCCACAGACCTCTGGATAAGCTGGCCATGCCCCACGACCCGCTCGTGATCGACGCGGAGGTGCTGCCAAACACCATTTTGAGACCGGAGATCGCCATGCAGATCAAGGACGAGAGCTTTCCTGCTTGGGTGGTGGAAATCGCGTCCAAAGAAAACATGGAAATCGCTTATCTTGAGAAAATGAACATTTATATGGCGGCCGGTGTGAAGGAATACTGGGTGATCGATCCGGTTAAGCAGGCGATTCTTTCCTATAATTTTGTGAAAAACCCATGGATTCCCACGGTATACGACAGCCCGCAGAGGATCAAGATAACCGTCTATAAGGATTATTTTATTTCTTACTCGGAAATATTCAAGGACCGTTCCGAGGAAGAATAA
- a CDS encoding alpha/beta hydrolase yields the protein MNNPFIRRDIDFYSNGTRCSAWLYLPNVDKKCPVIVMAHGLGGVREMRLDAYAEKFATAGYACFLFDYRNFGASDGNERQKINVKDQLMDWNSAIDFIKKDDRVDGGKTLLFGSSFSGGHVITLSSKRMDIIASIAQCPYTNTLATMRTASPLSVIKALPCVIVDYLSCVTGYHPVMIKLADKRGKLAFMAVSDYKEFFLQIPQNSNFVNKTPARTFIEFLKYSPSRYTKNIESPIYYAVCKKDTLAPAKATLKCAKLSKKATIKEYNCGHFGIYIGEFFDKAIIDYIRFFDKIVK from the coding sequence ATGAACAATCCGTTTATTCGTAGAGATATTGATTTTTATTCTAATGGAACAAGGTGTAGTGCGTGGCTCTATCTGCCCAATGTGGATAAAAAATGTCCCGTTATTGTTATGGCGCATGGTTTAGGTGGGGTACGAGAAATGCGGTTGGACGCGTATGCGGAAAAATTCGCTACTGCTGGATATGCCTGCTTTCTATTCGATTATCGAAATTTTGGCGCAAGTGATGGGAACGAAAGACAGAAAATTAATGTGAAAGATCAACTTATGGATTGGAACTCTGCCATAGATTTCATCAAAAAAGATGATAGGGTTGATGGTGGTAAAACACTTTTGTTTGGAAGTTCTTTCAGCGGAGGGCATGTCATTACACTCTCATCCAAACGAATGGATATTATTGCGTCTATCGCTCAGTGTCCATATACAAATACCTTGGCTACAATGAGAACTGCTTCTCCATTATCGGTCATAAAGGCATTGCCTTGCGTCATAGTTGACTATTTGTCATGTGTTACAGGTTATCATCCAGTTATGATTAAATTAGCTGATAAGCGGGGGAAATTGGCTTTTATGGCTGTTTCTGATTACAAAGAATTTTTTCTGCAAATTCCTCAAAATTCAAATTTTGTAAACAAAACACCGGCAAGGACATTTATAGAATTTCTCAAATATTCACCTAGCAGATATACAAAAAATATTGAATCACCAATCTATTATGCAGTTTGCAAAAAAGATACTCTGGCTCCAGCAAAGGCAACGCTAAAGTGTGCAAAACTTTCAAAGAAAGCAACGATTAAAGAATACAATTGCGGGCATTTTGGTATTTATATAGGCGAATTTTTTGATAAAGCAATCATAGATTATATTAGATTTTTTGATAAAATTGTGAAATAA
- a CDS encoding tetratricopeptide repeat protein, giving the protein MAAEEKKDVLVTYTMDEWVEIYSEAVIGLYKRLLDYARVVYDPESKSYSYFWRLVNSAYYLEGQVIGHNLDEMIGCQWDNEKILETLESDYKTLCVLFKDRYVHVLRASFQNELNAEAIHYNTLPDPKDREGFERLLFSHGAKVFKNVSDLAASGDISAQVLLGKMYFLGWGTRVGAEEGLYWFKKATESGNGAAFFYAGMAHEYMTCSETGVNLNAESCELYHEAMNAGFTEAAYALYRYYGRYVSGKTGMFRAKKWLNKGIEMGSIYCQYEICQAPEDRFATNNVKTVVDWVKAAAHFGVPDALELLGDLYLQGHAGLKVDFEKAESLIEKAGNQ; this is encoded by the coding sequence ATGGCGGCTGAAGAAAAAAAAGATGTACTGGTCACTTATACGATGGATGAATGGGTTGAAATCTACAGTGAAGCAGTCATAGGATTATACAAGCGATTACTGGACTACGCCCGTGTGGTCTATGATCCGGAAAGCAAAAGCTACAGCTACTTCTGGCGGTTAGTCAATTCTGCCTACTATCTTGAAGGGCAGGTCATCGGCCATAATCTGGATGAGATGATCGGATGCCAGTGGGACAATGAAAAAATTCTGGAAACGTTGGAAAGTGATTACAAGACGCTCTGTGTCCTGTTTAAGGACCGCTACGTTCATGTACTCAGGGCAAGCTTTCAGAATGAACTAAATGCAGAAGCCATTCACTATAATACCCTGCCGGACCCAAAAGACCGGGAGGGCTTTGAGAGGCTGCTTTTCAGCCACGGTGCGAAGGTGTTCAAAAACGTATCGGATCTGGCTGCAAGCGGTGATATCTCGGCCCAGGTGCTGCTTGGAAAAATGTATTTTCTGGGCTGGGGTACCAGGGTCGGCGCAGAAGAGGGCCTGTACTGGTTCAAAAAAGCGACGGAATCTGGAAACGGCGCGGCGTTCTTCTATGCCGGCATGGCCCATGAGTACATGACCTGCTCGGAGACGGGGGTCAACCTCAACGCTGAGTCCTGCGAGCTGTACCACGAAGCCATGAATGCAGGCTTTACCGAGGCAGCCTACGCGCTATACCGATATTACGGCCGTTACGTCAGCGGAAAAACCGGGATGTTCCGGGCTAAAAAATGGTTGAACAAGGGCATCGAGATGGGCAGTATTTACTGCCAGTATGAAATCTGCCAGGCACCGGAGGACCGCTTTGCCACCAATAATGTGAAAACAGTGGTGGACTGGGTTAAGGCCGCGGCTCATTTTGGGGTTCCGGACGCGCTGGAGCTTCTGGGCGATCTCTATCTTCAGGGACATGCGGGCCTGAAGGTCGATTTTGAAAAAGCCGAATCGCTCATCGAAAAGGCGGGAAACCAGTAA
- a CDS encoding TIGR01212 family radical SAM protein (This family includes YhcC from E. coli K-12, an uncharacterized radical SAM protein.) — MEEHPLYRVYSQWLRERYGSKVYKLPVNVPVSCPNRDGTAGRGGCIYCGAKGGGNETLSDALSVAEQVEKNRDYIARRYKAKLFIPYFQSFTNTYCSAQQLERWVREAVGSGEGIAGVAISTRPDCLSHGQLDFLSRFQQEKQLDVSIELGLQTANYKTLKILNRGHSLADYIEAAAAVKSHGLQLCTHVILDLPWDDRDDVVETAGVVSAVGSDFVKCHALYVEKGTALAQSYLKGEIALFPKEEYIERCLLFLTHLRPDMVVQRIVGRAPEADSVMTNWNTSWWKIKESLEERMRLEDQWQGKNFHKKQEIIRAKCDALL, encoded by the coding sequence ATGGAAGAACACCCGCTTTACAGGGTTTATTCACAGTGGCTCAGAGAGCGCTATGGCAGCAAGGTTTATAAGCTTCCGGTCAACGTGCCGGTTTCCTGCCCGAACCGCGACGGCACCGCGGGAAGGGGCGGCTGCATTTACTGCGGCGCCAAGGGCGGCGGCAACGAAACCCTTTCCGATGCCCTGAGCGTGGCCGAGCAGGTGGAAAAAAACCGGGACTACATCGCCAGACGCTACAAGGCCAAGCTGTTTATTCCCTACTTTCAAAGCTTTACAAATACCTATTGCAGCGCGCAGCAGCTTGAGCGCTGGGTGCGTGAGGCGGTGGGCAGCGGCGAGGGCATTGCCGGCGTGGCCATCTCAACCCGGCCGGACTGCCTGAGTCACGGGCAGCTGGATTTCCTGAGCCGTTTCCAGCAGGAAAAGCAGCTGGATGTGTCCATCGAGCTGGGTCTGCAGACCGCCAATTATAAAACCCTTAAGATATTGAACCGCGGGCACAGCCTGGCCGACTATATCGAGGCGGCGGCAGCGGTCAAAAGCCATGGGCTCCAGCTCTGCACCCATGTGATCCTGGATCTGCCCTGGGACGACCGGGACGACGTGGTGGAAACCGCCGGTGTAGTCTCGGCGGTGGGGTCTGATTTTGTCAAATGCCACGCCCTGTACGTGGAAAAGGGAACGGCCCTCGCGCAAAGCTATTTGAAGGGGGAAATCGCCCTTTTTCCAAAGGAAGAATACATTGAGCGGTGTCTTTTATTCTTGACGCATCTGAGGCCGGATATGGTCGTTCAGCGCATTGTCGGCAGGGCGCCGGAGGCGGACAGCGTGATGACTAACTGGAATACCAGCTGGTGGAAAATTAAGGAAAGCCTGGAGGAACGCATGCGCCTTGAGGACCAGTGGCAGGGTAAAAATTTTCATAAAAAACAGGAAATAATACGTGCAAAATGTGATGCGTTATTGTAA
- a CDS encoding PP2C family protein-serine/threonine phosphatase, which translates to MESIKEYSELVNLFDKQLQFAQNIQKKIIPQPSEFISDMYHLYAMLKPFRKVGGDFYDFHNLDDDKVSLILADATGHGIDAAMITSMVKLIYSYAMENEQVREHPSMLMQRMERDIEKQLTSTYFSAFALVLDPGAGTLRYANAGHPSAILVNGGITLLKPSLPLIGLHQLMSSITYQDITVPFKNGDKFIIFTDGLIDAQNSRNELFSMERLTEIVKQHMAQPINTICQEILREYNQFTEDTDDMDDVCLLGIEYDD; encoded by the coding sequence TTGGAATCCATCAAAGAATACAGCGAGCTAGTAAATCTTTTCGATAAACAACTGCAGTTTGCCCAGAATATCCAAAAGAAAATCATCCCTCAGCCCAGTGAGTTTATATCGGATATGTATCACCTTTATGCAATGCTCAAACCCTTCCGGAAAGTTGGCGGCGATTTTTATGATTTCCATAACCTGGACGACGACAAGGTCAGCCTGATTCTGGCCGACGCAACCGGACACGGCATCGACGCAGCCATGATCACCAGTATGGTCAAGCTAATTTATTCCTACGCCATGGAAAATGAGCAGGTGCGGGAGCATCCCAGCATGCTTATGCAGCGCATGGAGCGCGATATCGAGAAGCAGCTGACATCCACCTATTTTAGCGCCTTCGCGCTGGTTCTGGACCCCGGCGCGGGCACGCTGCGCTACGCCAACGCCGGCCACCCCTCGGCTATTCTGGTTAACGGCGGTATCACACTGCTCAAGCCGAGCCTGCCCCTCATCGGTCTGCACCAGCTCATGTCCAGCATCACCTATCAGGACATTACCGTTCCTTTTAAAAACGGCGATAAATTCATCATCTTTACAGACGGCCTCATCGACGCGCAGAACAGCCGCAATGAGCTTTTCTCCATGGAACGCCTGACCGAGATCGTAAAACAGCATATGGCCCAGCCCATCAACACCATCTGTCAGGAAATCCTGAGAGAGTACAACCAGTTTACCGAGGACACCGACGATATGGACGATGTCTGCCTGCTGGGCATCGAGTATGACGACTGA
- a CDS encoding S8 family serine peptidase has protein sequence MKKKLMALLLSCLLVISAVPSSALAEDSSDAVSLSGDYIEGEAIVCMDAPASGMLRRSAVPELLAGAEVLMTVSDGQEEEAASPQTYGLRAAAQPQGQVLALVRDSSRTTAELIAELEAYDQVVFAEPNYQVEEYIDDSALAEGLTEALSTVGEAAAPETTPEANDEDLSLKEENTAQTEDESQKIDAEADESTDEAPARVITDNMVNRKALNMTDYQWGFDNIGQFGGESGFDVNYDAWNNQNTAASNTDPVVAVFDSGVDVNNPDLTGKMWTKPADVNLPGGAHGYNPSGDDDTDINDDESGHGTHCAGIIGAEWNDFGVSGIGKDTQIMVVKRPDDTAGILKGYDYMVQACEADVNLRVVSNSWGIAGQSQSLSRAVQTLGEAGAISVFASGNSDLDIDNTSFMATALKDNPYAVIVDSTDYQGRRSGFSCYGQRTTDVMAPGSRVLSTFHQNQSTDEGLVSAEQYYAEFDAKRLFYENFEDKDNYWQFSDTQWVNSSESYYDGPGCLKTDVSKEVKWILSEPLDLSALVKADQSEKRYFSARAAVLENENVDAAAIAAVSVQTVDGEWASIGSQAAGVYGGWAAFSGELPANTDYEHFTVQIAVVTGKINAHHGSMKLDPQPGTVVLDSFGIGSDAQPYIYMDGTSMACPAAAGAAAVMASQYPDQTAENLAARLVGSVKRSNDFTDLCVSGGQIDLSAASDPYPVINRASEDGNTVTVEGYFFGNSPTVTLGGTAAAVKDTKTEDDGKTILIVDKPEGFAGGMTQVVVDNSGKTGQDHFALGARTDRVYYDQTSLPLPEDEAFYTMDNGHLVGYDGSLYYLPTGNLISGTTTDMIWRYSPEKQSWSTVALPAQVTSITATTWNGKLLVNGTDLTTNQNYFALYDGSSWQQLEYGEDQTAALNKVLLPGMGGDGSRVLLFGGFDMSTNSDASTVYELNVESGALTDTGITLKTGRTRPQVAYQNGEYLVSGGIASAWNLGAVQDVELVAADGSTRIIEQPGVTQEQQYGFAGSAVKGGYLLAGGINQADTADTYTLSSGGTALEVYGKRAADSALITPAATAYRGHFYVLAGSNTNEAHRVFAATAVDTVDQPGDKISGGGTTDPTGDGGSTAKAAGVNTGITGQPQYAALLSLALLALLLGGCAVYRKRMN, from the coding sequence ATGAAGAAAAAATTAATGGCTCTGCTGTTAAGCTGTCTTCTGGTTATCAGCGCGGTGCCGTCCTCGGCACTGGCAGAGGATAGCAGTGATGCGGTTTCGCTCTCAGGTGATTACATCGAGGGCGAGGCCATTGTCTGTATGGATGCCCCCGCATCCGGCATGCTGCGCCGCAGCGCGGTACCGGAGCTGCTGGCTGGCGCCGAGGTGCTGATGACAGTCAGTGACGGGCAGGAAGAAGAAGCTGCTTCGCCGCAGACCTACGGACTGCGCGCCGCTGCACAACCCCAGGGGCAGGTACTGGCCCTGGTCAGGGACAGCAGCCGGACCACAGCGGAGCTCATCGCTGAGCTCGAAGCGTACGACCAGGTTGTTTTTGCTGAGCCCAATTATCAGGTAGAGGAATATATTGACGATTCGGCCTTGGCAGAAGGGTTGACAGAGGCGCTGTCTACCGTCGGTGAAGCCGCTGCGCCAGAGACAACCCCAGAAGCCAACGATGAGGATCTGAGTTTGAAGGAAGAAAACACCGCTCAGACAGAGGATGAATCCCAAAAGATCGATGCAGAAGCCGATGAGAGTACAGATGAAGCACCGGCCAGAGTGATCACGGACAATATGGTAAACCGCAAAGCTCTCAACATGACAGATTACCAGTGGGGCTTTGACAACATCGGGCAGTTTGGCGGCGAATCTGGATTTGACGTGAACTATGACGCGTGGAACAACCAGAATACTGCCGCATCCAATACAGATCCCGTGGTGGCTGTGTTTGACAGCGGTGTGGACGTCAATAATCCAGATCTGACAGGCAAAATGTGGACAAAACCCGCTGATGTAAATCTTCCCGGCGGAGCGCACGGCTACAACCCATCCGGGGATGATGATACGGATATCAACGACGATGAAAGCGGCCACGGCACCCATTGTGCGGGCATCATCGGCGCCGAGTGGAATGACTTTGGCGTGTCGGGCATTGGAAAAGATACCCAGATCATGGTGGTCAAGCGCCCAGATGACACGGCCGGCATTTTAAAGGGTTACGACTATATGGTACAGGCCTGTGAGGCAGATGTGAACCTGAGAGTTGTCAGCAATTCCTGGGGAATTGCCGGGCAGTCCCAGTCTTTGAGCCGGGCGGTACAGACCCTGGGTGAGGCGGGAGCCATTTCAGTTTTTGCCTCGGGCAACAGTGATCTGGACATCGACAACACCAGCTTTATGGCCACTGCCCTTAAGGATAACCCTTATGCGGTGATCGTGGATTCCACCGATTATCAGGGGCGCCGTTCAGGCTTCAGTTGCTATGGGCAGCGGACCACTGATGTCATGGCGCCGGGCTCACGGGTACTCTCCACCTTCCATCAGAATCAAAGCACAGATGAGGGGTTGGTGAGCGCCGAGCAGTATTATGCCGAGTTTGACGCCAAACGTCTTTTCTACGAAAATTTTGAAGATAAAGATAATTATTGGCAGTTCTCAGATACACAGTGGGTAAACTCGAGTGAGAGCTATTACGACGGGCCGGGCTGTCTGAAAACGGATGTGTCCAAGGAAGTCAAGTGGATTTTGAGCGAACCGCTGGATCTTTCCGCGCTTGTAAAGGCGGACCAGTCCGAGAAGCGCTACTTCAGTGCCCGGGCAGCAGTGCTTGAAAACGAGAATGTGGATGCAGCCGCAATAGCAGCAGTTAGCGTCCAAACGGTTGATGGAGAGTGGGCATCCATAGGCAGTCAGGCAGCTGGTGTTTACGGCGGATGGGCGGCCTTTTCAGGAGAGCTGCCTGCGAATACAGATTACGAGCATTTTACGGTTCAGATCGCCGTTGTCACAGGCAAAATAAACGCCCACCATGGCAGCATGAAGCTTGACCCGCAGCCGGGCACTGTGGTTCTGGACAGCTTTGGTATCGGGAGCGACGCCCAGCCTTACATCTATATGGACGGCACCTCCATGGCCTGCCCGGCAGCGGCTGGAGCCGCTGCGGTTATGGCCAGCCAGTATCCGGATCAGACTGCCGAAAACCTGGCTGCCCGCCTTGTGGGCAGTGTAAAGCGCAGCAACGACTTTACAGACCTCTGCGTCTCTGGCGGACAGATTGACCTGAGCGCAGCCAGCGATCCCTACCCGGTCATCAACCGCGCGTCAGAGGACGGCAACACGGTGACCGTTGAAGGGTACTTCTTTGGCAATAGCCCAACCGTGACACTGGGCGGCACTGCCGCCGCGGTTAAGGATACAAAGACCGAAGACGACGGCAAAACGATTTTAATCGTTGATAAGCCTGAGGGCTTTGCGGGCGGCATGACCCAGGTCGTGGTGGACAACAGTGGTAAAACCGGCCAGGATCACTTTGCGCTGGGCGCTCGGACCGACCGTGTCTACTACGATCAGACCAGTCTGCCCCTGCCCGAGGACGAGGCCTTCTATACCATGGACAACGGCCATCTGGTAGGCTATGACGGCAGTCTGTACTACCTGCCCACCGGCAACCTCATCAGCGGTACTACCACCGATATGATCTGGCGCTACAGCCCTGAAAAACAAAGCTGGAGCACAGTGGCACTGCCCGCTCAGGTCACCAGCATTACTGCCACCACCTGGAACGGCAAGCTGCTGGTCAATGGGACCGACCTGACCACCAACCAGAATTATTTCGCGCTCTACGACGGCAGCAGCTGGCAGCAGCTGGAATATGGTGAGGATCAGACCGCAGCGCTGAATAAGGTTTTGCTGCCCGGCATGGGTGGCGACGGCAGCCGTGTACTGCTTTTTGGCGGATTTGATATGAGTACCAACAGCGATGCCAGCACAGTGTATGAACTGAATGTGGAAAGCGGTGCACTTACCGACACGGGCATCACTCTGAAGACAGGGCGTACGCGCCCCCAGGTCGCTTACCAGAACGGTGAGTACCTGGTCAGCGGCGGCATTGCTTCAGCATGGAACCTGGGCGCTGTGCAGGATGTCGAGCTGGTAGCAGCCGATGGCAGCACCCGTATCATCGAGCAGCCTGGCGTCACACAGGAACAGCAGTACGGCTTTGCCGGTTCTGCGGTTAAGGGGGGCTACCTGCTGGCAGGAGGCATTAACCAGGCCGACACCGCTGACACCTACACCCTCTCTTCGGGCGGAACAGCCCTTGAGGTTTATGGCAAGCGGGCTGCCGACAGTGCTTTGATTACGCCAGCCGCTACGGCTTACCGTGGGCACTTCTACGTGCTGGCTGGCTCCAACACGAACGAAGCACACCGCGTGTTTGCTGCCACGGCAGTGGATACGGTAGACCAGCCGGGTGATAAAATCAGCGGCGGCGGAACAACCGATCCCACCGGCGACGGCGGCTCAACAGCCAAGGCCGCGGGTGTGAACACAGGTATTACCGGTCAGCCGCAGTACGCGGCGCTCCTGAGCCTGGCGCTTCTGGCCCTGCTTCTGGGCGGCTGCGCGGTTTACAGAAAACGCATGAACTAA
- a CDS encoding glycosyltransferase, whose translation MNRSKKVLILTCSHGSGHKMVSAALKDAFEQKGYTAVVRDLFNETNGVVNTIIEKSYLLSYNIGSSFYKKMYYDMEKDAHSKFIYRLWTLTEKTLLDMVAEIQPDCIVNTYPYTVSSILKKAHYPDIPVYTVVTDFCIPAAWQHEHTDRYYVACQNVENHLVDYGIPEEHILKTGIPIREAFYGHYDRHHLQEKYHLDPDKRTLIICAGTYGVVKNLKTICEKADSLHNLQTIVVCGKNKSLYKELSAASFKNTQIFGFVSDIHELYYCGDFMMTKPGGITLSEAVATRMPLILHNPVPGQEGENAEWFKKCGAAIITHTTTELLVAIEALKDNEVKQYAMKSALRKMYYGHSAERITDDILEQLSFSEPAAAFEENALFLLKEN comes from the coding sequence ATGAATCGCAGCAAAAAAGTTTTAATCCTGACCTGTTCCCACGGATCAGGCCACAAAATGGTGTCCGCAGCCCTGAAGGACGCCTTTGAGCAGAAAGGCTACACTGCTGTTGTTCGTGATCTGTTCAATGAAACCAACGGGGTCGTCAATACCATTATCGAAAAATCCTATCTCCTTTCCTATAATATCGGCAGCAGCTTTTATAAAAAAATGTACTACGATATGGAAAAGGATGCTCACAGCAAATTTATATACAGGCTCTGGACGCTGACCGAAAAAACACTGCTGGATATGGTGGCTGAAATCCAGCCCGACTGCATTGTCAACACCTATCCCTACACAGTGTCCTCCATTCTGAAGAAGGCCCACTATCCGGACATTCCGGTTTATACAGTGGTCACGGACTTCTGTATTCCGGCTGCCTGGCAGCACGAGCACACAGACCGCTATTACGTGGCCTGCCAGAATGTGGAAAACCATCTGGTGGACTACGGTATCCCGGAGGAACACATCTTAAAAACCGGTATCCCCATCCGGGAAGCCTTTTACGGCCATTACGACCGGCACCATCTCCAGGAAAAGTACCACCTGGACCCGGACAAACGGACTCTGATCATCTGCGCCGGCACCTACGGCGTGGTCAAAAACCTGAAAACCATCTGCGAAAAGGCTGACAGCCTGCATAACCTGCAGACCATTGTGGTCTGCGGCAAAAACAAATCGCTCTATAAGGAGCTGTCCGCAGCCTCCTTCAAAAATACACAGATTTTTGGCTTTGTCTCCGACATTCACGAGCTTTACTACTGCGGTGATTTCATGATGACCAAGCCCGGCGGCATCACCCTGAGCGAAGCCGTAGCGACCCGCATGCCGCTGATCCTGCACAACCCGGTACCGGGCCAGGAGGGCGAAAACGCCGAGTGGTTTAAGAAATGCGGCGCTGCCATCATCACCCACACCACCACCGAGCTTCTTGTTGCCATTGAAGCCTTAAAGGACAACGAGGTCAAGCAATACGCCATGAAGAGCGCCCTGCGTAAAATGTACTACGGCCACTCTGCCGAGCGCATCACAGACGATATTCTGGAACAGCTGTCGTTCTCCGAACCGGCAGCCGCTTTTGAAGAAAACGCCCTTTTCCTTTTAAAAGAAAACTAA
- a CDS encoding TetR/AcrR family transcriptional regulator — translation MDKRKIANQKVKDNLLEALIDLAQHEKWSCITVTSLIKKSGVARSSFYRNFSSIEDIVDYGIAQINERYNQENPSPDENFRDKNLMYFKFRFFKEHANIVLTFHHAQTPQNLLTIINDFVVDIYGDMPVSSISKYELYYYSGAFYNMVIHWLESGAKESPEDMAEEFLRIANARF, via the coding sequence ATGGATAAAAGAAAAATTGCAAATCAAAAGGTAAAAGATAATTTATTAGAGGCGTTGATAGATTTAGCACAGCACGAAAAATGGTCTTGCATTACCGTAACATCCTTAATCAAAAAATCTGGCGTTGCAAGGTCATCCTTTTATCGCAACTTTTCTTCTATCGAAGATATTGTTGATTATGGCATTGCACAGATAAATGAAAGATACAATCAAGAAAATCCCTCGCCTGACGAAAATTTTCGGGATAAAAATCTAATGTATTTTAAATTTCGATTTTTCAAAGAACATGCAAATATTGTGTTAACTTTTCACCACGCACAAACACCTCAAAATTTGCTTACAATTATCAATGACTTTGTAGTTGATATTTATGGCGATATGCCCGTAAGCTCAATTTCCAAATATGAATTATACTATTATTCTGGAGCATTTTATAACATGGTCATTCATTGGTTAGAGAGTGGCGCCAAGGAAAGCCCAGAAGATATGGCAGAGGAATTTCTGCGGATAGCAAATGCACGATTCTAG